The following coding sequences lie in one Clostridia bacterium genomic window:
- a CDS encoding 6-phosphofructokinase yields MGKNLLVGQSGGPTAAINSSLAGVISEGLKSEKIGKVYGAKHGIEGVLKDNIIDLSFFSDDEKIKILKQTPSAYLGSCRKKLPDMENNMETYEKIYEMFKKYDIGYFFYIGGNDSMDTVNKLSKYFKTVDYDVKIIGVPKTIDNDLALTDHTPGYGSAAKFVANTTKQVAKDNTAYDIPAITVIEVMGRHAGWLTAAAALANMDGETYVDVVCLPEVAFDIDKLIVKLEEIMNKKNKVVIAVSEGVKDKDGKLVCESVSVTDGKEDGFNHAQLGGVCKTIEALLKEKTSWKIRPIEFSTIQRSFSILTSKTDIEESFNAGSQGVKFALDGKTGVMVGYVRKDSDKYEIEYQAFNTEDVANFEKVMPASMITEDGFFVTDEYIKYAKPLIEGECDIVYKDGVISTL; encoded by the coding sequence ATGGGAAAAAATTTATTAGTTGGACAGTCAGGGGGGCCTACTGCTGCAATTAACTCATCATTAGCAGGGGTTATCAGCGAGGGCTTAAAATCTGAAAAAATTGGAAAGGTTTACGGAGCAAAACATGGTATCGAAGGCGTTTTAAAAGACAATATTATCGATTTATCATTCTTTAGCGATGATGAAAAGATTAAAATTTTAAAACAAACACCATCTGCATACCTTGGTTCTTGCAGAAAAAAACTTCCTGATATGGAAAACAATATGGAAACATACGAAAAAATATACGAAATGTTTAAAAAATATGATATAGGTTATTTCTTCTATATCGGCGGAAATGACTCAATGGATACAGTTAACAAACTTTCTAAATATTTTAAAACAGTTGACTATGATGTAAAAATTATCGGTGTTCCAAAAACTATTGATAATGACCTTGCACTAACCGACCATACACCTGGTTACGGTTCTGCTGCAAAATTCGTTGCAAACACTACAAAACAGGTTGCAAAAGATAACACTGCATATGATATCCCTGCAATTACAGTAATCGAAGTAATGGGAAGACATGCAGGATGGTTAACTGCTGCAGCAGCACTTGCAAATATGGACGGCGAAACTTATGTTGACGTTGTTTGTTTACCTGAAGTTGCATTTGATATAGATAAACTTATCGTAAAACTTGAAGAAATAATGAATAAAAAGAATAAAGTTGTTATCGCAGTTTCTGAAGGTGTTAAAGATAAAGACGGAAAATTAGTTTGCGAATCTGTAAGCGTAACAGACGGTAAGGAAGACGGGTTTAATCACGCTCAACTTGGCGGAGTATGTAAAACAATTGAAGCATTGTTAAAAGAAAAAACTTCATGGAAAATAAGACCTATTGAATTTAGTACAATTCAGAGAAGTTTCTCTATTTTAACATCTAAAACTGATATTGAAGAATCATTTAACGCAGGTAGCCAGGGTGTAAAATTTGCATTAGACGGAAAAACAGGCGTTATGGTAGGCTATGTAAGAAAAGACAGTGATAAATACGAAATAGAATATCAGGCATTTAACACAGAAGATGTTGCAAACTTTGAAAAAGTTATGCCTGCTTCAATGATTACAGAAGACGGATTCTTCGTTACTGATGAATATATAAAATACGCAAAACCTTTAATAGAAGGCGAATGCGACATTGTCTATAAAGACGGAGTAATTTCAACACTATGA
- a CDS encoding amidohydrolase has product MILANAKIYTMDNDQVIDSGYIVIENGKIKDVGDMKNCPLDKDVKDLKGKMVFPGFIDAHCHVGILEDGLTFEGDDVNESTDPVTPQIRGIDAINPMDVCFREALMAGVTTVATGPGSANVIGGTFAILKTYGNCVDDMIVKENAAMKFAFGENPKGIYNQKGQTPMTRMGAVALIREQLLKAKEYLSKLEDYENDPEENEKPDFDIKCESLIPLLKGEMPMKAHAHRADDIFSAIRIAREFNLSLTIDHCTEGHLIKDALGEYNYPCLVGPSLIGRSKPELKNKTYSTPKELYEKGVSVSIITDHDVIPLEHLTICAALSYKAGLPYMESLKAITINPAKALGIDDKVGSIKVGCDADIVVFSSDPLDILSSPKMVIINGLIIKEDI; this is encoded by the coding sequence ATGATTCTTGCAAATGCAAAAATATATACTATGGATAATGACCAGGTAATAGATTCAGGATACATAGTGATAGAAAACGGAAAAATTAAAGATGTGGGAGATATGAAAAATTGTCCTCTTGATAAAGATGTAAAAGACCTTAAGGGCAAAATGGTATTTCCCGGATTTATAGATGCGCACTGCCATGTGGGAATTTTAGAAGACGGTCTTACCTTTGAGGGAGATGATGTTAACGAATCTACCGACCCTGTTACCCCTCAGATACGAGGAATTGATGCTATAAACCCAATGGATGTGTGCTTTAGGGAAGCGCTTATGGCAGGGGTAACAACTGTTGCAACAGGCCCTGGGAGCGCTAATGTTATTGGCGGCACATTTGCTATTTTAAAAACTTACGGTAACTGCGTTGACGATATGATAGTAAAAGAAAACGCAGCAATGAAGTTTGCCTTTGGCGAAAATCCAAAAGGGATATACAACCAGAAAGGGCAGACACCAATGACAAGAATGGGAGCAGTTGCTCTTATCAGGGAACAACTTTTAAAGGCTAAGGAATATCTTAGTAAATTAGAAGATTATGAAAATGATCCTGAAGAAAATGAAAAACCTGATTTTGATATAAAATGCGAAAGCCTTATTCCTCTTCTAAAAGGGGAAATGCCTATGAAGGCTCATGCTCACAGAGCAGACGATATATTCAGTGCAATAAGAATTGCAAGAGAGTTTAATCTATCTCTTACTATTGACCATTGCACAGAGGGGCATTTAATAAAGGATGCACTTGGCGAGTATAACTATCCTTGCCTTGTAGGTCCGTCTCTTATAGGCAGGTCAAAGCCTGAACTTAAGAACAAAACATATTCTACACCAAAAGAACTATATGAAAAAGGCGTGTCGGTTTCAATTATAACCGACCATGATGTTATTCCTTTAGAGCATTTAACAATATGCGCCGCCCTTTCTTACAAAGCAGGGCTTCCGTATATGGAAAGTTTAAAGGCTATAACAATAAATCCGGCAAAAGCACTTGGCATTGACGATAAAGTTGGGTCAATAAAGGTTGGATGCGATGCAGACATTGTTGTCTTTTCGTCTGACCCTTTAGATATATTAAGTTCACCTAAAATGGTGATTATAAATGGTCTTATTATAAAGGAGGATATATAA